In Sporichthyaceae bacterium, the DNA window CACCCGCGTCGCGGTAGATTCTTGCGCGCTCCAGTACTTCGGCCACGCGTCCGTCTTCCGGTGCCAGGCCGCGTAGGTAGACGTCGGTGCGGACGTTGACGAATATGTCGGCTCCGGCGTTTGATGCGGTGTTCCTGACAGCCTCGACCTTGGCGGCAAGCACGGCTGG includes these proteins:
- a CDS encoding isocitrate lyase/phosphoenolpyruvate mutase family protein; its protein translation is MNGYYSADPAAVAGHVGELIDIGIAGINIEDGADAPAVLAAKVEAVRNTASNAGADIFVNVRTDVYLRGLAPEDGRVAEVLERARIYRDAG